The following coding sequences lie in one Microbacterium sp. XT11 genomic window:
- a CDS encoding FKBP-type peptidyl-prolyl cis-trans isomerase: MRKTSAVLATLSLAVLALTGCSSAPSYDGASCDRPSGSTGVAASVTADGAIGEKPDADVFAPVRASKTTYADLITGDGPAVVSASQGFVAEITIFNGATGEQVFQSAYDPSRSAVHTIDYWASLSPGLATVLPCATQGSRIVAALPAKDFGEQNSQGFGFAKDDTAVFVIDMVDVYLPKAEGALQFNDASGMPTVVRAADGTPGIIVPDSAAPKKDVTQTLIKGDGPVVKKGDTVVTNFTGVNWDTKKVTNSTWGKEPSVAAAAEQLVGATVGSQVLVVIPGADGGAATAVVIDVLGITSAPAP; the protein is encoded by the coding sequence GTGCGTAAAACGTCCGCCGTTCTGGCCACACTCAGCCTCGCCGTGCTCGCTCTGACCGGGTGCTCGTCCGCGCCGAGCTACGACGGCGCGTCGTGCGACCGCCCGTCAGGGTCGACAGGTGTCGCGGCGTCGGTGACCGCCGACGGTGCGATCGGCGAGAAGCCAGACGCCGACGTGTTCGCACCCGTGCGCGCATCCAAGACCACGTATGCCGATCTCATCACCGGCGACGGCCCGGCGGTGGTGTCGGCGTCGCAGGGCTTCGTCGCCGAGATCACGATCTTCAACGGGGCGACCGGCGAGCAGGTGTTCCAGTCGGCCTACGACCCGTCGCGCTCCGCCGTGCACACCATCGACTACTGGGCGAGCCTGTCGCCGGGCCTCGCGACGGTGCTCCCGTGCGCCACCCAGGGATCGCGCATCGTCGCCGCCCTCCCGGCGAAGGACTTCGGCGAGCAGAACTCTCAGGGGTTCGGCTTCGCCAAGGACGACACGGCCGTGTTCGTCATCGACATGGTCGACGTGTACCTGCCGAAGGCCGAGGGTGCGCTGCAGTTCAACGACGCCAGCGGAATGCCCACCGTCGTGCGCGCGGCTGACGGTACGCCGGGCATCATCGTCCCCGACAGCGCCGCACCCAAGAAGGACGTCACGCAGACGCTCATCAAGGGCGACGGACCCGTCGTGAAGAAGGGCGACACCGTCGTCACGAACTTCACCGGCGTCAACTGGGACACGAAGAAGGTCACCAACTCCACGTGGGGGAAGGAGCCCAGCGTGGCAGCGGCGGCGGAACAGCTCGTCGGCGCGACGGTCGGCTCGCAGGTCCTCGTCGTGATCCCCGGCGCCGATGGCGGGGCTGCGACGGCCGTGGTGATCGACGTCCTCGGGATCACATCGGCACCGGCGCCGTGA
- a CDS encoding helix-turn-helix transcriptional regulator: protein MAARIPAEERLTNLVVALMATEIGLTKQQILDSVSGYRQRADAGTRTDALEKMFERDKDELRALGIPIETIGDAADPNDLREARYRIPQAEYDLPGDIEFSPAELAVLQLAGSVWSAESASADAQAGVRKIRALGIDGDEPIIGFAPRITARDAAFAPLQDAIEKSRVVVFDYLKPGEDSPRRRRVRPLALVDYEARWHVFGVDVDADADRMFLLSRIVGAVKVTAATFDPALREGAGERALAGLEAVAASNSALLEVTPGTEAALRLGRRATPAAQGIRVPFVDLHILADELASYGPEVRVVEPAPLRDAVIARLRAVVEANVERGEDAG from the coding sequence ATGGCCGCCCGGATTCCCGCGGAGGAGCGCCTCACGAACCTCGTCGTGGCGCTCATGGCCACGGAGATCGGGCTCACCAAGCAGCAGATCCTCGACAGCGTGTCGGGGTACCGCCAACGGGCGGATGCGGGCACCCGCACGGATGCGCTGGAGAAGATGTTCGAGCGCGACAAGGACGAGCTCCGCGCCCTCGGCATCCCGATCGAGACGATCGGTGACGCCGCGGACCCGAACGACCTGCGCGAAGCGCGTTATCGTATTCCGCAAGCGGAATACGACCTTCCGGGCGACATAGAGTTCAGCCCGGCGGAGCTCGCCGTGCTGCAGCTCGCAGGCAGCGTGTGGAGCGCCGAATCGGCATCCGCGGACGCACAGGCGGGCGTACGCAAGATCCGTGCTCTGGGGATCGACGGCGACGAGCCGATCATCGGCTTCGCGCCCCGCATCACCGCAAGGGACGCCGCGTTCGCGCCGCTCCAGGACGCGATCGAGAAGAGCCGCGTGGTGGTCTTCGACTACCTGAAGCCCGGTGAGGATTCCCCGCGGCGCCGTCGGGTCCGGCCGCTCGCGCTCGTGGACTACGAGGCGCGGTGGCATGTCTTCGGTGTGGACGTCGACGCGGATGCGGATCGGATGTTCCTGCTGAGCCGGATCGTCGGCGCTGTCAAGGTCACGGCGGCCACGTTCGACCCTGCGCTGCGCGAAGGAGCGGGGGAGCGGGCGCTCGCAGGTCTCGAGGCCGTCGCAGCGAGCAACTCCGCGCTGCTCGAGGTGACGCCGGGCACCGAAGCGGCCCTGCGGCTCGGTCGCCGGGCGACACCCGCGGCGCAGGGCATCCGCGTGCCCTTCGTCGACCTCCACATCCTCGCCGACGAACTCGCCTCGTACGGGCCCGAGGTGCGGGTCGTCGAGCCGGCGCCCCTGCGCGATGCGGTCATCGCGCGTCTGCGCGCCGTCGTCGAGGCGAACGTCGAACGTGGGGAGGACGCCGGATGA
- a CDS encoding helix-turn-helix transcriptional regulator — MSAQQKPLLAADRVRVYLTLVPYLLEHGPVSLDEAAREFGVGREEMRAMVEKLTVIGLPGDSGYWQQPQELFDINWDLLDDEDVIEITNDVALRRVPRFTAREAAALLAGLQMVAAVPAVSDSGLVAGLISKLSRGAADAPAEVVVAPGTVDEVREVVARGVQEGVAVSFTYQAPDAEPTTRTVDPVQILITNGQWYLQGWCHLRQAMRTFHLDRVSDARLTDIPITHAGDHVPEAFSAAAHEGEVSVRVPARFAPLLGSFLSADDVEESDGVVTARLHMADPRGIKRIAARLGGVLEVLEPEVARTAAREWAAAGLALYHHPDGAAAG, encoded by the coding sequence ATGAGCGCTCAACAGAAGCCGCTCCTCGCAGCGGATCGCGTGCGCGTGTACCTCACACTGGTGCCGTATCTGCTCGAGCACGGTCCGGTCTCGCTCGACGAGGCGGCGCGGGAGTTCGGCGTCGGGCGCGAGGAGATGCGCGCCATGGTCGAGAAACTCACCGTGATCGGTCTTCCCGGCGACTCGGGGTACTGGCAGCAGCCCCAGGAGCTGTTCGACATCAACTGGGATCTCCTCGACGACGAGGACGTCATCGAGATCACGAACGACGTCGCTCTGCGCCGCGTGCCGCGGTTCACCGCCCGCGAGGCAGCGGCTCTTCTCGCCGGGCTGCAGATGGTCGCCGCCGTGCCGGCGGTGTCGGACTCCGGGCTCGTCGCCGGGTTGATCTCCAAGCTGTCCCGCGGCGCGGCAGACGCGCCCGCCGAGGTCGTCGTCGCACCCGGCACGGTCGACGAGGTGCGGGAGGTGGTGGCGCGAGGCGTCCAGGAGGGCGTCGCGGTGTCGTTCACCTACCAGGCGCCCGACGCCGAGCCGACGACGCGCACGGTCGACCCCGTGCAGATCCTCATCACGAATGGCCAGTGGTACCTCCAGGGCTGGTGCCACCTCCGTCAGGCGATGCGCACCTTTCACCTCGACCGTGTCAGCGACGCCAGGCTCACCGACATCCCGATCACGCATGCGGGCGATCACGTGCCGGAGGCGTTCTCGGCCGCGGCCCACGAGGGAGAGGTCTCGGTGCGGGTGCCGGCGCGTTTCGCCCCGCTCCTCGGCTCCTTCCTCTCGGCGGACGACGTGGAGGAGTCGGACGGCGTGGTCACCGCACGCCTGCACATGGCAGATCCCCGGGGGATCAAGCGGATCGCCGCGAGACTGGGCGGAGTGCTCGAAGTGCTCGAACCGGAGGTCGCCCGGACAGCAGCCCGCGAGTGGGCCGCTGCCGGACTCGCGCTGTATCACCACCCGGACGGCGCCGCCGCCGGGTAG
- the tatA gene encoding Sec-independent protein translocase subunit TatA, producing MGAFGWPHLLIILAVILLLFGAAKLPALAKSLGQSARVFKGEMKAMKNDDANDANAAGTTGAPAPSTDGTVVRSDSDSSQPPRSA from the coding sequence ATGGGCGCATTCGGTTGGCCTCACCTGCTCATCATCCTCGCCGTCATCCTGCTGCTCTTCGGCGCGGCGAAGCTCCCGGCGCTGGCCAAGAGCCTCGGCCAGTCCGCCCGCGTGTTCAAGGGTGAGATGAAGGCGATGAAGAACGACGACGCGAACGACGCGAACGCTGCCGGCACGACCGGCGCTCCCGCGCCGTCGACGGACGGCACGGTCGTACGCAGCGACAGCGATTCGAGCCAGCCGCCTCGCTCCGCGTAA
- the tatC gene encoding twin-arginine translocase subunit TatC, protein MSLGAHLLELRKRLVIAAAALVVGMVIAFFISEPVIELLSVPIRIIAEKEGREYTGLNFTTVTSGFDLRMRIAFAIGLLISAPVWLWQVWAFIMPGLTKKEIRYTWGFLGAAIPLFFAGCTVAFFVMPHVIEIMADFVPTGMAQFFDYSSYYDFVFKFLLVVGIAFVLPVFLVALNLAGVITGREILKGWRVAILVCTVFAAITTPPADVFSMLLLMASMVVLYFAATLVSMMFDRRKRKRADAAGLLPEQA, encoded by the coding sequence ATGTCGCTGGGTGCGCACCTCCTCGAGCTGCGCAAGAGGTTGGTGATCGCCGCCGCCGCGCTGGTCGTCGGCATGGTCATCGCGTTCTTCATCTCGGAGCCGGTGATCGAGCTGCTCTCGGTTCCCATCCGGATCATCGCCGAGAAGGAGGGCCGTGAGTACACGGGCCTCAACTTCACCACCGTCACGAGCGGTTTCGATCTGCGCATGCGCATCGCCTTTGCGATCGGCTTGCTCATCTCGGCTCCGGTGTGGCTCTGGCAGGTCTGGGCGTTCATCATGCCGGGCCTCACGAAGAAGGAGATCCGATACACCTGGGGATTCCTCGGTGCGGCGATCCCGCTGTTCTTCGCAGGGTGCACGGTCGCCTTCTTCGTCATGCCCCACGTCATCGAGATCATGGCAGATTTCGTGCCGACGGGGATGGCGCAGTTCTTCGACTACTCGAGCTATTACGACTTCGTGTTCAAGTTCCTGCTCGTCGTGGGCATCGCTTTCGTGCTCCCGGTCTTCCTCGTCGCGCTCAACCTGGCCGGCGTGATCACGGGACGGGAGATCCTCAAGGGATGGCGCGTCGCGATCCTGGTCTGCACAGTCTTCGCAGCCATCACCACGCCGCCGGCCGACGTGTTCTCCATGCTGCTGCTCATGGCCTCGATGGTCGTCCTGTACTTCGCGGCGACTCTCGTCTCGATGATGTTCGACAGACGCAAGCGCAAGCGCGCGGACGCGGCGGGTCTCCTGCCAGAGCAGGCATGA
- a CDS encoding DEAD/DEAH box helicase: MSSPAERFAAAREAAEHPQTTAFAARQRFDLDPFQVAGCHALERGHSVLVAAPTGAGKTIVGEFAIHLAMQSPNDKAFYTTPMKALSNQKFRELVDVYGAEQVGLLTGDTNINGGARIVVMTTEVLRNMIYADSAALRDLRYVVMDEVHYLADRFRGAVWEEVIIHLPAHVRLVSLSATVSNAEEFGDWLDTVRGDTEVIVSEIRPVPLEQHVLVRDDLLPLFDDRAGVATSAVNQELMRIRSFTGSTFESNRRAQEYRSARHAGRQAKRPQRGGHRPNARRIERLDRPDVVRLLERANLLPAIFFIFSRAGCDAAVQQVRRSGLRLTSPEERREIRAIVEDRTRSLQDEDLAVLGYWEWLENLERGGAAHHAGLLPAFKEVVEELFQRKLVKAVFATETLALGINMPARTVVLEKMEKFNGESRVAITSGEYTQLTGRAGRRGIDVEGHAVVQWSEGMDPQAVAALASRRTYPLNSSFRPTYNMAVNLIDLFGVDRARQILESSFAQFQADRAVVGLARQVREAEHSLAGYQKSMECEHGDFAEYSAIRRELSDLEKKNRQDAQAPRAARDRRLKRIQSLRTQMQRHPCHRCPDRESHARWAERYWKLKRQTDRIRRQIENRTGTVARVFDRVVEVLHTLDYVTERDGDTTLTDAGRTMRRIYGERDLLVAESLRQGLWEGLDAPSLAAMACCLVYEPRRDENGMGEHGLPRGPFRAAYQKTTTLWAELDELEKDHHLPGSEPLAPGLAGAMHAWARGALLDRVLIDADMAAGDFVRWAKQTIDLLDQLSLVADDAALARTARLALEGVRRGIVAYSSM; encoded by the coding sequence ATGAGCTCCCCGGCCGAGCGCTTCGCGGCTGCACGCGAGGCCGCTGAACATCCGCAGACCACAGCCTTCGCTGCGCGACAGCGCTTCGACCTCGATCCTTTCCAGGTGGCTGGGTGCCACGCCCTCGAACGAGGCCACAGCGTGCTCGTCGCTGCTCCCACCGGGGCAGGCAAGACCATCGTCGGCGAGTTCGCCATCCACCTCGCCATGCAATCGCCGAACGATAAGGCGTTCTACACCACGCCGATGAAGGCGCTCTCGAACCAGAAGTTCCGGGAGCTCGTCGACGTCTACGGGGCTGAGCAGGTGGGTCTTCTCACCGGCGACACCAACATCAACGGTGGTGCGCGCATCGTGGTGATGACCACCGAAGTGCTGCGGAACATGATCTACGCCGACTCGGCGGCGCTCCGCGACCTCCGCTACGTCGTGATGGACGAGGTCCACTATCTGGCCGATCGGTTCCGCGGCGCGGTATGGGAAGAGGTGATCATCCACCTCCCGGCCCATGTGCGTCTCGTGTCGTTGAGTGCCACCGTGTCGAACGCCGAGGAGTTCGGCGACTGGCTCGACACCGTGCGCGGGGACACCGAGGTCATCGTGTCGGAGATCCGTCCGGTGCCGCTCGAGCAGCACGTGCTGGTGCGCGACGACCTGCTGCCGCTCTTCGACGATCGCGCGGGCGTCGCCACCTCGGCCGTCAACCAGGAGCTGATGCGCATCCGCTCCTTCACCGGTTCGACGTTCGAGAGCAACCGGCGCGCCCAGGAGTATCGCAGCGCGCGTCACGCAGGCCGCCAGGCCAAGCGTCCGCAGCGCGGCGGGCACCGGCCGAACGCGCGCCGGATCGAACGGCTCGATCGGCCCGACGTCGTGCGGCTCCTTGAGAGGGCCAACCTGCTTCCGGCGATCTTCTTCATCTTCAGTCGTGCCGGTTGCGACGCGGCCGTCCAGCAGGTCAGGCGCTCCGGTCTGCGCCTCACGTCACCGGAGGAGCGTCGCGAGATACGCGCAATCGTCGAGGATCGCACGCGGTCGCTTCAGGACGAGGACCTCGCGGTTCTCGGGTACTGGGAGTGGCTGGAGAACCTCGAGCGCGGGGGCGCGGCGCATCACGCCGGTCTGCTCCCCGCGTTCAAGGAGGTCGTCGAGGAGCTGTTCCAGCGCAAGCTCGTGAAGGCCGTGTTCGCGACCGAGACCTTGGCGCTGGGGATCAACATGCCGGCGCGCACCGTCGTGCTGGAGAAGATGGAGAAGTTCAACGGAGAGTCCCGCGTCGCGATCACCTCGGGGGAGTACACGCAGCTCACGGGGCGCGCGGGCCGGCGCGGCATCGACGTCGAGGGACACGCCGTCGTGCAGTGGAGCGAGGGGATGGATCCGCAGGCCGTCGCCGCTCTCGCCTCGCGCCGCACGTACCCTCTCAACTCCAGCTTCCGTCCGACGTACAACATGGCGGTCAACCTCATCGACCTCTTCGGCGTCGACCGTGCACGTCAGATCCTCGAGTCGTCGTTCGCGCAGTTCCAGGCCGACCGCGCTGTCGTCGGCCTGGCGCGGCAGGTGCGCGAAGCCGAGCACTCACTCGCCGGGTACCAGAAGTCGATGGAATGCGAGCATGGCGATTTCGCGGAGTACAGCGCGATCCGCCGCGAGCTCAGCGACCTCGAGAAGAAGAACCGACAGGATGCTCAGGCGCCGCGAGCCGCCCGCGACCGGCGCCTCAAGCGGATCCAGTCTCTGCGCACCCAGATGCAGCGCCACCCCTGCCACCGCTGCCCCGACCGGGAGAGCCATGCGCGCTGGGCGGAACGGTACTGGAAGCTGAAGCGCCAGACCGACCGCATCCGGCGGCAGATCGAGAACCGAACCGGCACGGTCGCTCGGGTGTTCGATCGCGTGGTCGAGGTGCTGCACACGCTCGACTACGTCACCGAGCGCGACGGGGACACGACGCTGACGGATGCCGGCCGCACGATGCGCCGCATCTACGGAGAGCGCGACCTGCTCGTCGCAGAGTCGCTGCGCCAGGGGCTCTGGGAGGGGCTCGATGCTCCATCCCTCGCCGCCATGGCATGTTGTCTGGTCTACGAGCCCCGTCGCGACGAGAACGGCATGGGGGAGCACGGGCTGCCCCGCGGGCCGTTCCGCGCGGCCTACCAGAAGACCACGACGTTGTGGGCGGAGCTCGACGAGCTCGAGAAGGATCACCACCTCCCTGGATCGGAACCTCTGGCGCCAGGGCTGGCCGGCGCCATGCACGCCTGGGCGCGCGGAGCTCTCCTCGACCGTGTGCTCATCGACGCGGACATGGCGGCCGGCGACTTCGTGCGCTGGGCGAAGCAGACGATCGACCTCCTCGACCAGCTCTCGCTCGTGGCTGACGACGCTGCACTGGCCCGTACCGCCCGGCTCGCCCTCGAGGGCGTGCGCCGCGGCATCGTCGCCTACTCGTCGATGTGA
- the lnt gene encoding apolipoprotein N-acyltransferase — protein MTPTRVRTRPILPLWSALLAAAVAAVLMRLAFPAPAVWILAFPATALLLVALVGRRTWSSLLVGAVYGILFFALLVAWTSRYLGPIPWAALSVVEGGLTAVALVPITLAYRWIPVAFPRALARLVVLPAVVGALWVGREAFVGSWPYGGFPWARLGMSQASSPLAPVASWLGVGGLGFLMVVTVAAIAEVVRLRRRRRPIALALPAVLAVVLVATPLFPTTASGSMRIAAVQGNGPTGYFDEREPFSVIQAQTQATEPLYGEDVDLLVWPEGSLDGDPFQSDALARRLSLVATRIGAPVLANTATGRDGRYYNTSLVWGSDGATGQSHDKRHPVPFGEYVPDRAFYNALAPDLIGLLQREYTPGTNPPLVEVAGVRVGLAICFDVIYDDVIAQGIYGGAEVLVFQTNNADFRGTDENLQQLAMARMRAIESGRSVVNVSTVGTSQIIRADGTTVTSLDADEAGTMLDDVELRSGLTAGIILGPWVQLVLLWGGLGALVIGWWRARRR, from the coding sequence ATGACCCCGACCCGTGTGCGCACGCGCCCGATCCTGCCGCTGTGGAGCGCACTGCTCGCGGCAGCCGTGGCCGCGGTTCTCATGCGACTGGCGTTCCCTGCGCCCGCGGTCTGGATCCTCGCCTTCCCTGCGACGGCGTTGCTGCTCGTGGCGCTCGTCGGACGGCGGACCTGGTCGTCACTCCTGGTGGGTGCCGTCTACGGCATCCTGTTCTTCGCCCTGCTCGTGGCGTGGACCTCCCGATATCTTGGACCGATCCCGTGGGCGGCGCTCAGCGTCGTTGAGGGCGGGCTGACGGCTGTCGCGCTCGTGCCCATCACGCTCGCGTACCGATGGATCCCCGTGGCGTTCCCACGGGCTCTCGCGCGCCTCGTCGTCCTGCCGGCGGTGGTGGGGGCGCTCTGGGTCGGGCGCGAGGCCTTCGTCGGCTCGTGGCCGTACGGCGGCTTCCCCTGGGCACGCCTCGGGATGAGCCAGGCGTCGAGTCCGCTCGCGCCGGTGGCCTCGTGGCTCGGGGTCGGCGGACTGGGATTCCTCATGGTCGTCACCGTGGCGGCGATCGCGGAAGTCGTCCGGCTGCGACGTCGGCGTCGCCCGATCGCGCTCGCGCTGCCCGCGGTGCTCGCGGTGGTGCTCGTGGCCACGCCCCTGTTCCCGACCACGGCGAGCGGATCGATGCGGATCGCCGCGGTGCAGGGCAACGGCCCCACGGGATACTTCGACGAGCGTGAGCCGTTCTCGGTGATCCAGGCTCAGACGCAGGCCACGGAACCCCTCTACGGCGAAGACGTCGACCTCTTGGTGTGGCCGGAGGGATCGCTCGACGGCGATCCGTTCCAGAGCGATGCTCTCGCGCGGCGCCTCAGCCTGGTGGCGACGAGGATCGGTGCGCCTGTCCTGGCGAACACCGCGACCGGACGGGATGGTCGGTACTACAACACGTCGCTCGTGTGGGGGAGCGACGGCGCGACCGGGCAGAGCCACGACAAGCGGCATCCCGTTCCCTTCGGCGAGTACGTCCCCGACCGCGCGTTCTACAACGCGCTGGCGCCCGACCTGATCGGCCTCCTGCAGCGCGAGTACACGCCGGGGACGAATCCGCCGCTCGTCGAGGTCGCCGGAGTGCGGGTCGGCCTGGCGATCTGCTTCGACGTGATCTATGACGACGTGATCGCACAGGGCATCTACGGAGGTGCGGAGGTTCTGGTGTTCCAGACGAACAACGCGGACTTCCGAGGGACGGACGAGAATCTGCAGCAGCTGGCGATGGCGCGGATGCGCGCGATCGAGTCGGGGCGCAGCGTCGTCAACGTGTCGACCGTCGGCACGAGTCAGATCATCAGGGCCGACGGCACCACGGTGACGAGCCTGGACGCGGATGAGGCCGGAACGATGCTCGACGACGTCGAACTGCGCTCCGGCCTCACGGCGGGAATCATCCTGGGCCCCTGGGTGCAGCTGGTGCTCCTCTGGGGCGGTCTGGGCGCGCTCGTGATCGGGTGGTGGCGCGCCCGTCGGCGCTAG
- a CDS encoding RNA polymerase-binding protein RbpA gives MADRSLRGIRLGAQSLQSEEGVVFMERRETKYTCDACGHVTSLMFAADAEAPQTWECRSCGAEARLNVDGQAVTLDSGEEKAARTHWDMLMERRTRAELEELLEERLAYIRSRRGAGEDPTRQKIGA, from the coding sequence ATGGCAGATCGCAGCCTGCGCGGCATCCGACTCGGCGCCCAGAGCCTACAGAGCGAAGAGGGCGTCGTTTTCATGGAGCGCCGTGAGACCAAGTACACGTGTGACGCATGCGGCCATGTCACGAGCCTGATGTTCGCGGCCGACGCCGAGGCGCCGCAGACCTGGGAGTGCCGCTCGTGCGGCGCGGAGGCCCGGCTGAACGTCGACGGCCAGGCCGTCACGCTCGACTCCGGCGAGGAGAAGGCCGCCCGCACCCACTGGGACATGCTGATGGAGCGCCGGACGCGCGCAGAGCTCGAGGAGCTCCTCGAAGAGCGCCTCGCCTACATCCGCAGCCGTCGCGGTGCCGGCGAAGACCCGACCCGCCAGAAGATCGGGGCCTAG
- a CDS encoding glycerophosphodiester phosphodiesterase family protein, producing MTHPYFAKTSHPRVLAHRGLLTAAGEDSGVWENTAAAFAAAHAAGAEYIETDCRVTRDGEVVLFHDETLSRLTGDDRAIADVPSRELRALFADHGGLLSVAEALDLFPATRFNIDVKVEAAAAPLGPVLAPYTERVLVTSFSDRRRRTAVGAVLAAGAVMRPATSAGSSGIAALRALSSARLSPARSLRGIDAVQIPERRRGIRVLTPALIRAAHRHGIEVHVWTVNDADDMRRLVASGVDGIVTDRADTAVGVFR from the coding sequence GTGACGCACCCCTACTTCGCGAAGACCTCGCATCCCCGAGTCCTCGCCCACCGCGGTCTCCTGACCGCCGCGGGCGAGGACTCCGGTGTGTGGGAGAACACGGCTGCCGCCTTCGCCGCAGCGCACGCCGCCGGCGCCGAGTACATCGAGACCGACTGCCGGGTCACCAGGGACGGCGAGGTCGTGCTGTTCCACGACGAGACGCTTTCCCGCCTCACCGGCGATGACCGCGCGATCGCCGATGTGCCGTCCCGCGAGCTGCGCGCTCTCTTCGCGGATCACGGCGGCCTCCTTTCGGTCGCAGAAGCCCTCGACCTCTTCCCGGCCACCCGTTTCAACATCGATGTGAAGGTCGAGGCCGCAGCCGCACCGCTCGGCCCTGTCCTCGCCCCCTACACGGAACGCGTGCTCGTCACGAGCTTCTCCGATCGCCGACGACGCACCGCCGTCGGGGCCGTCCTGGCCGCAGGCGCGGTCATGCGCCCTGCGACATCGGCCGGCAGCTCCGGTATCGCAGCTCTGCGCGCACTGTCCTCCGCACGCCTCTCCCCCGCTCGATCGCTTCGCGGCATCGACGCCGTGCAGATACCCGAGCGGCGTCGCGGCATCCGCGTGCTCACCCCGGCGCTCATCCGTGCCGCGCACCGTCACGGCATCGAAGTCCACGTATGGACGGTCAACGACGCCGACGACATGCGACGCCTCGTCGCATCCGGCGTCGACGGCATCGTGACGGACCGCGCTGACACAGCCGTCGGCGTCTTCCGCTGA
- a CDS encoding SPFH domain-containing protein, which yields MDDSSFIPTAIGWILAIAIIIFVVVTLARSIRIIPQATAGIVERLGRYHKTLSPGLNLLVPFIDRLRPLIDMREQVVSFPPQPVITEDNLVVSIDTVVYFQVTDARAATYEIANYLGAVEQLTTTTLRNVVGGLNLEEALTSRDEINGQLRVVLDEATGKWGIRVSRVELKAIDPPISIQDSMEKQMRAERDRRAAILTAEGSKQSQILEAEGRRQAEILRAEGDKQAAVLRAQGEAEAIQNVFSAIHQGRPDDKLLAYQYLQMLPKISESQSSKLWIIPSELTEALKGIGSAFTPKPGQPPSSTPGA from the coding sequence GTGGACGACTCCTCGTTCATCCCCACCGCCATCGGGTGGATCCTCGCGATCGCGATCATCATCTTCGTGGTGGTCACGCTCGCCCGGTCCATCCGCATCATCCCCCAGGCCACCGCCGGCATCGTCGAGCGCCTCGGCCGATACCACAAGACGCTCAGCCCCGGCCTCAACCTCCTGGTGCCCTTCATCGACAGGCTGCGCCCCCTCATCGACATGCGGGAACAGGTCGTGTCGTTCCCGCCGCAGCCGGTGATCACCGAAGACAACCTCGTCGTCTCGATCGACACGGTCGTCTACTTCCAGGTCACCGACGCGCGTGCCGCCACGTATGAGATCGCGAACTACCTCGGAGCGGTCGAGCAGCTCACGACCACAACGCTGCGCAACGTCGTCGGCGGGCTGAACCTCGAAGAGGCCCTCACCAGCCGGGACGAGATCAACGGTCAGCTCCGCGTCGTGCTCGACGAGGCCACCGGCAAGTGGGGCATCCGCGTGAGCCGTGTCGAGCTTAAGGCCATCGACCCGCCCATCTCGATCCAGGACTCGATGGAGAAGCAGATGCGCGCGGAGCGCGACCGGCGCGCGGCCATCCTCACCGCCGAGGGGTCCAAGCAGTCGCAGATCCTCGAGGCGGAAGGTCGGCGTCAGGCCGAGATCCTGCGCGCAGAGGGCGACAAGCAGGCCGCCGTGCTGCGCGCACAGGGTGAGGCAGAGGCCATTCAGAACGTCTTCAGCGCGATCCACCAGGGCCGTCCGGATGACAAGCTGCTCGCCTACCAGTACCTCCAGATGCTGCCGAAGATCAGCGAGAGCCAGTCGAGCAAGCTCTGGATCATCCCCAGCGAGCTCACCGAGGCGCTCAAGGGCATCGGGAGCGCGTTCACGCCGAAGCCGGGACAGCCGCCGTCGAGCACCCCGGGCGCGTGA
- a CDS encoding NfeD family protein, protein MDNFTSFVAFIDQWAWIGWLILIAAFLVIEMLSLDFTFLMLSFGSAVGLVTDLVGVPVWVQVIVAAAAAALFILFLRPPLLRRLHRGEDPTKSNVDALIEMRGLALQDVTQVSGQVKLSNGDTWTARAASPVPIPQGARVAVTAINGATAIVRPAND, encoded by the coding sequence ATGGACAACTTCACGTCTTTCGTCGCGTTCATCGACCAGTGGGCGTGGATCGGCTGGCTGATCCTCATCGCCGCGTTCCTCGTCATCGAGATGCTGTCGCTCGACTTCACCTTCCTCATGCTGAGCTTCGGCAGCGCCGTCGGACTGGTCACCGACCTCGTCGGGGTCCCGGTCTGGGTGCAGGTGATCGTGGCTGCTGCCGCCGCTGCGCTGTTCATCCTCTTCTTGCGCCCGCCGCTGCTGCGCAGATTGCATCGCGGCGAGGACCCGACCAAGTCGAACGTCGACGCCCTCATCGAGATGCGCGGCCTGGCACTGCAGGACGTCACCCAGGTGTCGGGGCAGGTCAAGCTCAGCAACGGAGACACCTGGACGGCGCGCGCCGCCTCGCCGGTTCCGATCCCCCAGGGCGCCAGGGTCGCGGTCACCGCGATCAACGGCGCCACCGCCATCGTCCGCCCCGCCAACGACTAG